The genomic stretch TGTAACCTGCAATGGTTTTGGTTTCGTCAGACTTATTAACACTTATTGTAACTTTAGAAAATTCTTCTTTGAGTTTTACAGAGTCAGATATTATGGCAAATTTGTTACCCATATAATCAATAAGTGATATTACTTTTTTTGCGTTGCCATCAGTAATTTTTGCTTGTGAAGCCATTGCAGATGTTACTTCTGTTTTTGTTTTGCAATCTTTCACAGTTACATCTTCGGTTGTCGGAAGTTGAGATTTCATCGCAGGTTCTATTTTCCCTGAGCAAGTAATGTCGTATGAAATAGTTCCCTGAAAAGGTTTTTTACTCTGTGAAAAAAGGTTTGCTGTAAAGCAAAAAACTGTTGCAGCAGTCAGCAAAATGCTTAATGAAGTTTTCATATTAATAATTATTAGATTAGTTAAAATGTTTATGTAGCAAAAATATCATTTTTTTTTGATGATATGAAATAAATGCTAAAATGATACCAAGAATTTAAAACTGTAAATTCCAAAATTCAAAGTATATCATAATAAATATAAATGTGATACACATTAATATCCTAATATTTTTAGCATTGACTTATAGCTTTGCTCTTTAGCGAAAAGGCGAGTATAAACTTCACCGTTTTCATCCAGATCAATAATAATGTGTTTTGGTGAAGGGATAAGGCAATGCTGAATTCCACCGAAACCGCCCAATGATTCCTGGTAAGCACCTGTATGGAAAAGACCAATATATTGTGTTTCGTTATCTGTTATTTTAGGAAGGAATACTGCATTCTGATGCGCTTCAGCATTATAATAGTCATGGCTATCACATGTCAAACCGCCAAGGTTCACGCGTTGGTATTCTGAATCCCAGTTGTTTATTGCCAATAGAATAAAACGTTGATTGATTGCCCATGTATCGGGTAATGTGGTCATGAATGAACTGTCAATCATATTCCATAACTCGCGGTCGTTCTGCTGTTTCTGGTCGATGATAGAGTAAAGGACTGCACTGCTTTCGCCAACTGTGAAAGAACCAAATTCGGTAAAGATATTAGGTTCAGCAACTACATTTCTTTCGCAAATATTTTTTATCTGGGAAATGATTTCTTCAGCCATATATTCATAATCGAAATCAAAAGCCAAGGAACTTTTTATAGGAAAACCACCTCCTATATTAAGTGAATCAAGTTCAGGGCATATTTTCTTAAGTTCACAATATAACTGTGCGCATTTGGAAAGTTCATTCCAATAATAAGCAGTGTCTTTTACTCCTGTATTGATAAAGAAATGTAACATCTTTAATTCAAACTTGGGATTATCTTTTATATGGTCTTCGTAATAAGAAAGAACATCATGATACCTTATTCCTAAACGAGAAGTATAAAAATCAAACTTAGGTTCTTCTTCAGTGGCAATTCGGATTCCAAGTTTGCATTTATTTTTTAATATTTTATATTTGTCGAGTTCAAATTTATTATCAAGAATAGGTATGGTATTTTCAAATCCAAGGTTAATAAGGTTGGCTATATTGTCAATATATTGAGGGCGTTTAAATCCATTACATATAATATATTTATCTTTATTTATCTTTCCTGACTTATATAATTCTTCAATAATATGTATGTCGAAAGCTGATGAAGTTTCAAGATGTACATCTTCTTTTAGTACTTCTTCCATAATAAATGAAAAATGTGAACTTTTTGTACAATAACAATAGTTATAATCAGCATTATAATCAGCTTTTGCTATAGCAACATTGAACCATTTCTTAGCTTTTTGAATTTGTTCCCCAATTTTAGGTAAGTAAGTGATTTTTAAAGGAGTGCCATACTGAGACACTAAATCCATAAGTGAAATGTCGTGGAAGTACAATTCATTATCAATTACTTTGAACTCTTCCTGGGGGAACTCAAAAGTTTGTTCGATAAGGTCGCTATATTTATTTTTCATTTATAAAGTAAGTAAGTTGGTTTGTGTTTTTTTTGTTAAAGTAAATCACTTGGATTTTTTATAAAATGCAAAATTAATAAATGTTGATTATTTTCAAATAGATATATTATATTTTTCTAATTTTTTTTTAAATGGAATCAAATGATATAAAATTCTTACAATTTCATTATTAAACAAATACGA from Bacteroidales bacterium encodes the following:
- a CDS encoding arginine decarboxylase, which translates into the protein MKNKYSDLIEQTFEFPQEEFKVIDNELYFHDISLMDLVSQYGTPLKITYLPKIGEQIQKAKKWFNVAIAKADYNADYNYCYCTKSSHFSFIMEEVLKEDVHLETSSAFDIHIIEELYKSGKINKDKYIICNGFKRPQYIDNIANLINLGFENTIPILDNKFELDKYKILKNKCKLGIRIATEEEPKFDFYTSRLGIRYHDVLSYYEDHIKDNPKFELKMLHFFINTGVKDTAYYWNELSKCAQLYCELKKICPELDSLNIGGGFPIKSSLAFDFDYEYMAEEIISQIKNICERNVVAEPNIFTEFGSFTVGESSAVLYSIIDQKQQNDRELWNMIDSSFMTTLPDTWAINQRFILLAINNWDSEYQRVNLGGLTCDSHDYYNAEAHQNAVFLPKITDNETQYIGLFHTGAYQESLGGFGGIQHCLIPSPKHIIIDLDENGEVYTRLFAKEQSYKSMLKILGY